A part of Heliangelus exortis chromosome 3, bHelExo1.hap1, whole genome shotgun sequence genomic DNA contains:
- the ECHDC1 gene encoding ethylmalonyl-CoA decarboxylase: MSLWKSLLQTTTQSIQQQRRALLYNGAHGYEEDLVKKKLAQFAGGSIDLSKDVHGIGILTLNNPKLMNAFTGTMMLELQERVTELESWKDGRGLIIYGAGNTFCSGSDLNAVKAMANSQDGMNMCMFMQNTLTRLMRLPLISVALIQGKALGGGAELTTACDFRLMTPGSEIRFVHKHMGLVPGWGGAARLVRIVGSGAALRLLSGAVRVDPERALHLGLSEETLESSDETGALEEARAWLSQYTEGPVSVIRALKKVVTAGRELPLEAALRTEKDVFGTVWGGPANLQALVRRPKHK; the protein is encoded by the exons ATGTCTCTGTGGAAGAGTTTGCTTCAGACTACAACTCAGAGTATACAACAACAGAGAAGAGCTTTACTGTATAATGGTGCCCATGGCTACGAGGAAGACTTGGTAAAGAAGAAACTTGCGCAGTTTGCTGGTGGATCCATCGACCTTTCCAAAGATGTCCATGGCATTGGAATACTTACTTTGAACAATCCAAAGTTAATGAATGCCTTTACAG GCACTATGATGTTAGAACTCCAGGAGAGGGTAACTGAACTGGAAAGCTGGAAGGATGGAAGAGGCCTTATCATCTATGGTGCAGGAAACACCTTTTGCTCGGGATCTGATTTGAATGCTGTCAAAGCAATGGCCAACTCTCAG GATGGAATGAATATGTGCATGTTTATGCAGAACACCTTAACCAGACTTATGAg ATTGCCTTTGATCAGTGTTGCACTAATCCAAGGAAAAGCTCTtggaggaggagcagaactTACCACGGCATGTGATTTCAG GCTGATGACGCCCGGGAGTGAAATTCGATTTGTCCACAAGCACATGGGGCTGGTGCcgggctggggaggagctgccCGGCTGGTGCGGATCGTCGGGAGCGGGGCTGCCCTCCGGCTGCTGAGCGGGGCCGTCAGGGTGGACCCCGAGAGAGCTTTGCACCTCGGGCTCTCAGAGGAGACCTTGGAGTCTTCGGATGAAACCGGAGCCTTAGAAGAAGCCCGAGCCTGGCTGAGTCAGTACACAGAGGGTCCAGTCAGTGTGATTCGGGCCTTGAAAAAGGTGGTGACAGCGGGAAGAGAGCTACCGCTGGAAGCGGCCCTGAGGACAGAGAAGGATGTTTTTGGAACCGTATGGGGTGGGCCTGCCAATTTGCAGGCATTGGTTAGAAGACCAAAACATAAATGA